TTAGAAGAATACTTTCAACATGCGTGGAGTTATACAAACGGGATTGACACTTCGAGTGTTTTGAAAGGATTCCCAGAGTGCTTACAAGCCGACATTTGTCTTCATTTGAATAGAAATTTATTAGCGAATTGCGCCGCGTTTGACGGCGCCAGCCCAGGTTGCTTAAGGtgacaacatttatatttttctatcattgctaattcattttttaaagaaattaaggcgtatattttgaattgatgattgatgatattagaaatattatcaattcaCCCCTCCATTTAAGCGACAAGTTTGAACTAGAAGGTGGTGACAATACCTTAACAGATCGTCATCAAACCTGCGATATTAACATTTCTACGCAACACGTAAACCGTTGAAATAGACTCTATaacattattaactttttttctcATAGAACAATTGTTTTCACTAAAACtacattgtaataatttacatacatacaaactaacTTGTAATAATTTACAGGGCGCTTTCACTAAGATTTAAGACAACGCACGCACCTCCCGGGGAAACATTAGTTCATCGTGGCGATGTTCTAACATCTCTATATTTCATATCTAGAGGctctattgaaattttaaaggaTGATATCGTTATGGCAATTTTaggtaaatacattattatgcttttgtaatttaatatatctttacatttactttttactttttaaacgaatacaatgaatacaattaatttgtcgaattattttacaagaatatCTTAAATCTAAAGATAGATAATCCCTTAATTGACAAGGGTTATATTTCTACTATCAGAGATGGTCCCAATTCGAGGTCACACTTTTTTTTTCCGTACCGTttctctatatatgtatgtatgaaccattttatatgtaaatcggAAGGGTGGTTGGTCGGGTTGAGAGCCAACTCAGGTTAGGTTGGCAAACTTCATGTCGACTATATAGCCAGTCCGACACTTTAGACTTTATAACATATCGCTATGACCCATAACGCTATTGAATCTGCGTGGAATAGTTACTAATGAGATAGGGATGTTAGACTGCTATGTTATGTACTTGTAGCGGCAATTTACTTTTATGGTAAGTGTTCAGTGCTCACCTATCATACAAATTGTAATTTCTGGAAACTAATGTGCTATGTCTCTTGTTTCGTGTAATAATGCTATATTTTGTACTCATACCCCCGATGTCGACGACGACATAAGTATGCGTATTATAGTCACAGAACGTATTCTAAGTCTTCTCAAGGTCTTGTTTAAATCTCTGTACTCGCCCTGGTGATTATGATGATACAGACTAATAGGGCAAAGagtataaactttaaatatttgaatattgtaaatttttttctaaCAGGCAAGGATGATATATTCGGGGAGAATCCGTGCATACACAGCACAGTGGGCCGCAGCAACTGTCGCGTGCGCGCGCTCACCTATTGCGATCTGCACCGAGTGCACAGAGACGACTTGCTGGACGTGCTCGACTTCTATCCGGAGTTCCGCGCCTCCTTCGTCAATAGCCTCGAAATTACCTACAACATGCGagacgttaatattttaattcaattaaataaattactgacTACGAAcacattatttcatattaaaggCATTTACTATTATTGCGATTTgcgaaataatattatcaaccgaaataaaaatataaatttcaatagatacgaacatttacaattaacaattacataaccttttaatatttttggctAACTAGGTTTTATTAACTTATTCATTTAGCAAGTTTAAATTGTGGTTCACATGAGTTGTTTGCAATTATTACCAGTATGTGTTGTGTTCAAATAACTGAATTAgctatatgaaaataatgatctttactatttatgttataaaggaAGAATTAGGTGGTATCGAACCACGTCGGCGCATGCGCTACGAGAACCCTTGCGACGCCAGATTGCTCCGTGAAGCGTACGCGCGCACAACTCGCCGCCCCCACACTGAGACATTCGCTGACAAGGTGGTGCGTGCTCCGGGCTTTCTCCTGTGCACCATACATGTTAAATTGCACTTACCCACCCAGAACTACCGGCTCTACCCAATtggcaaaataaaatcaatcgtTTCATAATGTActgaatattttcaataattattgtaccAATTCGAACTGAAATATGTCTTCAAAAATTTGCTTAGGTGTTTTTTTGTGGCACAATTACACCAGATAGTATTAACATTTATGTTGCACATAAAAAGGCTTTGATGAGCTGATCTACATTatctttttctatataaatagaattgttACCTAAAGTACAAGATAGtttgataatttataacataaggcCAGTTCAATAAAATCTACTTGGcttaacaacattaataaatataattgacatttaattttgtgtCTAATTATTTTCAGGATTCTCAGTGTAGTGACGAAGATACAGAATCGCCGCCGAGTCGTGGAATTTTAGAATTCTCGGCAGACAAAGCCGGCCAAGATGTCACACCtctaaattttaactttagtaAACAACGTTCTACAACTTTAAACTCCATTACAggtaattgaaaacaatatgCTATCGGAATGTAGTAataagtatttacaaaatattaatttatttcaaaacgccAAGCACGACCACGCTTGTATCAAGTCGACATTGTCAATCTCAATTTATTCGTATCATACTTTGATTGCAATTATTCATTAGTCGTGCTcggtgtatattttataatataatgttaataagacTATAGAGTAGATGCACATAGAAATATGGAACGATGTGCAAGtcccttttaaatataaaaaatcctttacAACCTACGtacaactattttaatttacaaccaTTCTGGTATTGACATAGACATTAAACGATCATTTGAATAGGAAATCagttaaattttagtaatttgttaaatattttttttgcttgttGTGTTAATCAAAgtcatacataattttaacaGACATTGCTAAagtaaatctttatattatcgatgtcattattaaaatcaatattttttgtctctACAAGAATGGTATATCAACTTCTAAGCTCGTTTTTTCCTTCTTAGGTAGCCCTATTATTACATTCAACTTAAGTTTGACACAAAGCCTTTCAATTAACAAGAGATAAATGAGGACGAAGtttaatgtaaaattgttttacttcTATAACATATTATCACACAAatcatttatacaataattttcttaaaaaaaatacatatgggAAAGACTTAATGTTTACAATATCTTGATTTAATTTGAGGCAGCATGTGATACGCTTGGTCCCACATTACTCCTATTCGATTGTTAACGGTGGTGTGGGAACGTGGATTGTTAACACtggcatatttatttaaaacctagTTATAGTAATACGTCCCGTTTTTTTgtgaatatacttatatatctatatatatatatatatacttgtatatataatatgcgaCGTGCCCACGTTCCTTCGTCGCCCGCTCTGAGCGCGGCCCTTGTGTGCAGGCATGCTAGCGCAACTAAAACGGAGCTTCCCAGACCTCTACCACCATAAAACCCACCAGCCGCTGCACAACAAATACTGTAAGTATGCATATACCGATCTTTAGTtgcatgtatataaataaattcgactACGTTACTTACTCTACATTACttactaaaatttttaaacaaaaaattataattaaaaggtaaaGCCATTTTTCCATGTTAAATATGCagatacagaaaataaaactacataatttaatattactcaaTTAAACAAACTTGtgaataaatctaaattaaaacagATCTATTTACGTTGTATATCGTCTGAATCCTTGTTTTACAGATCATTATAACctcctattttaataaaaactctttaataaaTTCCAGCCCAATCAACGCCTCAGACGTATAGAGGAAGGGCCGCGGTGCGTCGGCAATCGTCTGTAGGACCTCTCAATGACACGTCGCCGCTGACGGGAGGCATAGCGGCGGGTGAAGCAGCTGTCAGCACGCCCGCCCACAGCGCCACGCTGCCCGTCTCCAGCCTCAGCACAAACCCCAGTTCGTACTACACGAACGCATCACCCAGCCCGCCGGCGCCTGCACCCGTCCACGTCTCCTGCGACGACATACTAGCTCCTAGCGCGCCGCAGTCGGTCAGCCGCACGTCTCGATCAGCGCCGCACTCCGCTGTCAATTTACACCAGACGGGTAGACCGACCGCCCTCGCCTTCACATCCGAAAGAGTACAGAACGCTATGCaggtaaataaaatcattgttataaattttactctATCGTCCTTTCCGTTCCTAAGTcatcgtttttattattaattttcattgcaGGATGTAATATCACCGCAGTATCAAAATGTAGGTGCCACGGCTACGGCTGCGTCGGTAGCGACGATATTGACGAGATTAGAAGAACTAAGCAGACGGGTGGCCGTGTTAGAAACGGGTCTCACCGCAGACGTGCGACGCATCTTGCAACTGTTACAAGCTCGCGAGGCACCACATCATAATGCGCAACCTGCTCACACCCCTTCTCAACCCTTACCGAAAGCCTCACTATCTGTACCCCAAACAACGGAGGTAAATCGACagattagattattatataatttttatttatttattttataatatcgtcTTCCTTTGACTGTCGAAattgtcataatatattaaatgaaatatattattttcagagTCAATGGGAGTGGAATTGGAACGGTGATCGGGATCGTGGAGGACGTGGTGGGCGCGGAGAGCGCACCGAGCGTACGCCGGGAGTCCAGCGATCAGCATCGGAGCCGCACGCGCCTGTGCCACCAGCTCTGCCACCGCCACCGCACTCGCACTCTTTCTACAGGTAGTGTGAGGCAGGCGAGACGAGCGCTCCCCGCTCCCGGCCATCGACGCGCTCGCTCGCAGAGTCCGCCTCGTGCGGCTCGCTGGCGGGCGGCTCGCCGGCCGCGCCCGAGCCGCCCGCGCCGGCGCACGGCGGCACGCGCATGCCCGCGCCGCGGCCGCGCTTTCACTTCTGCCGGCGCATCACGCGTGCGCGCCGCGACGACGCAAGGACCTTCCTCTGACGCGCCCGACCCGACGCATGGACCAATTTTGTACTTTCGTCGACGCCTATATCGACACGTCCTCGCGATCTATCGAGCGGACCGACGCTGGTCGCTCGCACCGAGtccatttgtatttaaattacacgGCTTGATGCCGTAGTAAGTAACTGAATAGTGTCCAAGTTTGGGTCGAATAAAAATTGGCCTTAGTTCGAAAAAATGTTCGCATTCTTTAGTATAAccgtatttgtataatatatgagTGTTTTGACTTGCAATAATCGGCGAATGCATCGGGTGCTTTAATTTTGTTGTAGATTACAACCATTATACATAATGACGAgtggttatttataatatacaatagcACTATCTAAAGATATTATGGATTTCGTTTTTCGTTAGTCTATCTGCAATCGTCGACGTTCAACCCAGTCGAAGGATTCCATGGATCTAAATGATAATATAAGTTTAGATCTGAACTCAGCTGCACAGAATGAAGTTATAAGACTGAGATACTACGTAATACCGTGAACTGTATTTCCAGAAGAGAGTAAACGATAAACGCTTTCTACCCGTCCTTGCTCCTTGCCTTTACATTGTAGCTAGGTAATATCTAACACTACTTTGATCAAACATTTTGGAATGCTCCTTGTGGAAGTGCGTTTATGAAAATTTGCTTGTCATAATTATAGACGTATGTACCATATAAATTTCGATGTTACGTACCCATGGATATTTtatcaaactattttttaatttatttacccaAACTTTGACTGAATAACGACTACTTTTGATTACGATTGTTTTCTAgtcatacataaaattaatttaataatgaatcaaACTTGTTAGTaagagttttttatttaaatttatttattttattaaatatacataattataaaacaataataaatatatttaaaactaaataaacgaCAACTTTTAAGAGCGTATTTCACGTAATTTCGTTCAATGTGTGAATTATTGCTAAATTGTGgctcaaaaattatatatttatgtgttaattatataatcatagtTACCAAGTAAGTCATTTcgccaatatattatataagcaataataaaaatacataatcgtAAGGGCAGATCTCAAGACTAACATTTCAGCAGCTGTACCACCACAAATCTAAGCTTACTTTGATTCTTCGCTTAATCTGACCGTTCATATGTAGAACATCGTATacgtattacatttataaagccTGTTTCATTTTTCATATTCGTTTTGCCGTATGTTATCGTGattgaaaaattacatacaCGAGCCATATAGTTCAACAGAAAGCACACAAAGCAAGCTATTAATTTCTATCAATGAATGAAATCGAATCTTGCTTATTATGTTGGAGTATTATGTCTTACTTTGACCATTATTAAGCCTTTTAGGAATATATCAACGCGAGAGTGCTTAATTATGCGAAggtattatctattataaaattacaaaaataggtGTTACCAAGAAACTATTTCCAAGATATGTAGATAAATTTGCGTCATTTTAAAATCATCGTTGCGGTATCACAGAGCAACCGTATTGTCGACGTTTACGCGACGAGATATTTGTAAATGGGATATCGGTTTTGGTTAAGATATTTACGAgtctaatattatgtttataagaaGACATATCAACGACGCGCCCCACGTTAATGTGtcgtttaattattacaaactagCAGACCACGCGTTACATTGG
This genomic window from Vanessa tameamea isolate UH-Manoa-2023 chromosome 5, ilVanTame1 primary haplotype, whole genome shotgun sequence contains:
- the LOC113392475 gene encoding potassium voltage-gated channel unc-103-like isoform X1, with the protein product MEERGPPDVPLIVTPPCAGGAGGAALTTSRRAASARGSRDEPPPSTWRSSVRVRDTSFRGSRKSVVRLEPPCNGLNGLPAIGKEVLSLGATGGHKGTTQPSHPCTILHHSPYKAAWDWLILILVIYTAIFTPYVAAFQLNEPDFDKRSRGFGQDPIVVIDMIVDVTFIIDILINFRTTYVNAADEVESDPAKIAMHYLRGWFVIDLVAAIPFDLLLFGTDTDEQGLESDETTTLIGLLKTARLLRLVRVARKIDRYSEYGTAVLLLLMATFVLIAHWLACLWYAIGSWERPQLHAPIGWLDALANDVQASYDNSTGPSMRSRYITALYFTCTSLTSVGFGNVAPNTDMEKGFTIFVMLVGSLMYASIFGNVSAIIQRLYSGTARYHTQILRVREFIRFHQITNPLRQRLEEYFQHAWSYTNGIDTSSVLKGFPECLQADICLHLNRNLLANCAAFDGASPGCLRALSLRFKTTHAPPGETLVHRGDVLTSLYFISRGSIEILKDDIVMAILGKDDIFGENPCIHSTVGRSNCRVRALTYCDLHRVHRDDLLDVLDFYPEFRASFVNSLEITYNMRDEELGGIEPRRRMRYENPCDARLLREAYARTTRRPHTETFADKVDSQCSDEDTESPPSRGILEFSADKAGQDVTPLNFNFSKQRSTTLNSITGMLAQLKRSFPDLYHHKTHQPLHNKYSQSTPQTYRGRAAVRRQSSVGPLNDTSPLTGGIAAGEAAVSTPAHSATLPVSSLSTNPSSYYTNASPSPPAPAPVHVSCDDILAPSAPQSVSRTSRSAPHSAVNLHQTGRPTALAFTSERVQNAMQDVISPQYQNVGATATAASVATILTRLEELSRRVAVLETGLTADVRRILQLLQAREAPHHNAQPAHTPSQPLPKASLSVPQTTESQWEWNWNGDRDRGGRGGRGERTERTPGVQRSASEPHAPVPPALPPPPHSHSFYR
- the LOC113392475 gene encoding potassium voltage-gated channel unc-103-like isoform X8 — encoded protein: MLGVMTTMVLSLGATGGHKGTTQPSHPCTILHHSPYKAAWDWLILILVIYTAIFTPYVAAFQLNEPDFDKRSRGFGQDPIVVIDMIVDVTFIIDILINFRTTYVNAADEVESDPAKIAMHYLRGWFVIDLVAAIPFDLLLFGTDTDEQGLESDETTTLIGLLKTARLLRLVRVARKIDRYSEYGTAVLLLLMATFVLIAHWLACLWYAIGSWERPQLHAPIGWLDALANDVQASYDNSTGPSMRSRYITALYFTCTSLTSVGFGNVAPNTDMEKGFTIFVMLVGSLMYASIFGNVSAIIQRLYSGTARYHTQILRVREFIRFHQITNPLRQRLEEYFQHAWSYTNGIDTSSVLKGFPECLQADICLHLNRNLLANCAAFDGASPGCLRALSLRFKTTHAPPGETLVHRGDVLTSLYFISRGSIEILKDDIVMAILGKDDIFGENPCIHSTVGRSNCRVRALTYCDLHRVHRDDLLDVLDFYPEFRASFVNSLEITYNMRDEELGGIEPRRRMRYENPCDARLLREAYARTTRRPHTETFADKVDSQCSDEDTESPPSRGILEFSADKAGQDVTPLNFNFSKQRSTTLNSITGMLAQLKRSFPDLYHHKTHQPLHNKYSQSTPQTYRGRAAVRRQSSVGPLNDTSPLTGGIAAGEAAVSTPAHSATLPVSSLSTNPSSYYTNASPSPPAPAPVHVSCDDILAPSAPQSVSRTSRSAPHSAVNLHQTGRPTALAFTSERVQNAMQDVISPQYQNVGATATAASVATILTRLEELSRRVAVLETGLTADVRRILQLLQAREAPHHNAQPAHTPSQPLPKASLSVPQTTESQWEWNWNGDRDRGGRGGRGERTERTPGVQRSASEPHAPVPPALPPPPHSHSFYR
- the LOC113392475 gene encoding potassium voltage-gated channel unc-103-like isoform X7 → MENGALKHGSNNNNNDIVEEKVVLSLGATGGHKGTTQPSHPCTILHHSPYKAAWDWLILILVIYTAIFTPYVAAFQLNEPDFDKRSRGFGQDPIVVIDMIVDVTFIIDILINFRTTYVNAADEVESDPAKIAMHYLRGWFVIDLVAAIPFDLLLFGTDTDEQGLESDETTTLIGLLKTARLLRLVRVARKIDRYSEYGTAVLLLLMATFVLIAHWLACLWYAIGSWERPQLHAPIGWLDALANDVQASYDNSTGPSMRSRYITALYFTCTSLTSVGFGNVAPNTDMEKGFTIFVMLVGSLMYASIFGNVSAIIQRLYSGTARYHTQILRVREFIRFHQITNPLRQRLEEYFQHAWSYTNGIDTSSVLKGFPECLQADICLHLNRNLLANCAAFDGASPGCLRALSLRFKTTHAPPGETLVHRGDVLTSLYFISRGSIEILKDDIVMAILGKDDIFGENPCIHSTVGRSNCRVRALTYCDLHRVHRDDLLDVLDFYPEFRASFVNSLEITYNMRDEELGGIEPRRRMRYENPCDARLLREAYARTTRRPHTETFADKVDSQCSDEDTESPPSRGILEFSADKAGQDVTPLNFNFSKQRSTTLNSITGMLAQLKRSFPDLYHHKTHQPLHNKYSQSTPQTYRGRAAVRRQSSVGPLNDTSPLTGGIAAGEAAVSTPAHSATLPVSSLSTNPSSYYTNASPSPPAPAPVHVSCDDILAPSAPQSVSRTSRSAPHSAVNLHQTGRPTALAFTSERVQNAMQDVISPQYQNVGATATAASVATILTRLEELSRRVAVLETGLTADVRRILQLLQAREAPHHNAQPAHTPSQPLPKASLSVPQTTESQWEWNWNGDRDRGGRGGRGERTERTPGVQRSASEPHAPVPPALPPPPHSHSFYR
- the LOC113392475 gene encoding potassium voltage-gated channel unc-103-like isoform X5, with translation MEERGPPDVPLIVTPPCAGGAGGAALTTSRRAASARGSRDEPPPSTWRSSVRVRDTSFRGSRKSVVRLEPPCNGLNGLPAIGKEVLSLGATGGHKGTTQPSHPCTILHHSPYKAAWDWLILILVIYTAIFTPYVAAFQLNEPDFDKRSRGFGQDPIVVIDMIVDVTFIIDILINFRTTYVNAADEVESDPAKIAMHYLRGWFVIDLVAAIPFDLLLFGTDTDEQGLESDETTTLIGLLKTARLLRLVRVARKIDRYSEYGTAVLLLLMATFVLIAHWLACLWYAIGSWERPQLHAPIGWLDALANDVQASYDNSTGPSMRSRYITALYFTCTSLTSVGFGNVAPNTDMEKGFTIFVMLVGSLMYASIFGNVSAIIQRLYSGTARYHTQILRVREFIRFHQITNPLRQRLEEYFQHAWSYTNGIDTSSVLKGFPECLQADICLHLNRNLLANCAAFDGASPGCLRALSLRFKTTHAPPGETLVHRGDVLTSLYFISRGSIEILKDDIVMAILGKDDIFGENPCIHSTVGRSNCRVRALTYCDLHRVHRDDLLDVLDFYPEFRASFVNSLEITYNMRDEELGGIEPRRRMRYENPCDARLLREAYARTTRRPHTETFADKVDSQCSDEDTESPPSRGILEFSADKAGQDVTPLNFNFSKQRSTTLNSITAQSTPQTYRGRAAVRRQSSVGPLNDTSPLTGGIAAGEAAVSTPAHSATLPVSSLSTNPSSYYTNASPSPPAPAPVHVSCDDILAPSAPQSVSRTSRSAPHSAVNLHQTGRPTALAFTSERVQNAMQDVISPQYQNVGATATAASVATILTRLEELSRRVAVLETGLTADVRRILQLLQAREAPHHNAQPAHTPSQPLPKASLSVPQTTESQWEWNWNGDRDRGGRGGRGERTERTPGVQRSASEPHAPVPPALPPPPHSHSFYR
- the LOC113392475 gene encoding potassium voltage-gated channel unc-103-like isoform X2, which translates into the protein MEERGPPDVPLIVTPPCAGGAGGAALTTSRRAASARGSRDEPPPSTWRSSVRVRDTSFRGSRKSVVRLEPPCNGLNGLPAIGKEVLSLGATGGHKGTTQPSHPCTILHHSPYKAAWDWLILILVIYTAIFTPYVAAFQLNEPDFDKRSRGFGQDPIVVIDMIVDVTFIIDILINFRTTYVNAADEVESDPAKIAMHYLRGWFVIDLVAAIPFDLLLFGTDTDEQGLESDETTTLIGLLKTARLLRLVRVARKIDRYSEYGTAVLLLLMATFVLIAHWLACLWYAIGSWERPQLHAPIGWLDALANDVQASYDNSTGPSMRSRYITALYFTCTSLTSVGFGNVAPNTDMEKGFTIFVMLVGSLMYASIFGNVSAIIQRLYSGTARYHTQILRVREFIRFHQITNPLRQRLEEYFQHAWSYTNGIDTSSVLKGFPECLQADICLHLNRNLLANCAAFDGASPGCLRALSLRFKTTHAPPGETLVHRGDVLTSLYFISRGSIEILKDDIVMAILGKDDIFGENPCIHSTVGRSNCRVRALTYCDLHRVHRDDLLDVLDFYPEFRASFVNSLEITYNMRDEELGGIEPRRRMRYENPCDARLLREAYARTTRRPHTETFADKDSQCSDEDTESPPSRGILEFSADKAGQDVTPLNFNFSKQRSTTLNSITGMLAQLKRSFPDLYHHKTHQPLHNKYSQSTPQTYRGRAAVRRQSSVGPLNDTSPLTGGIAAGEAAVSTPAHSATLPVSSLSTNPSSYYTNASPSPPAPAPVHVSCDDILAPSAPQSVSRTSRSAPHSAVNLHQTGRPTALAFTSERVQNAMQDVISPQYQNVGATATAASVATILTRLEELSRRVAVLETGLTADVRRILQLLQAREAPHHNAQPAHTPSQPLPKASLSVPQTTESQWEWNWNGDRDRGGRGGRGERTERTPGVQRSASEPHAPVPPALPPPPHSHSFYR
- the LOC113392475 gene encoding potassium voltage-gated channel unc-103-like isoform X4 is translated as MEERGPPDVPLIVTPPCAGGAGGAALTTSRRAASARGSRDEPPPSTWRSSVRVRDTSFRGSRKSVVRLEPPCNGLNGLPAIGKEVLSLGATGGHKGTTQPSHPCTILHHSPYKAAWDWLILILVIYTAIFTPYVAAFQLNEPDFDKRSRGFGQDPIVVIDMIVDVTFIIDILINFRTTYVNAADEVESDPAKIAMHYLRGWFVIDLVAAIPFDLLLFGTDTDETTTLIGLLKTARLLRLVRVARKIDRYSEYGTAVLLLLMATFVLIAHWLACLWYAIGSWERPQLHAPIGWLDALANDVQASYDNSTGPSMRSRYITALYFTCTSLTSVGFGNVAPNTDMEKGFTIFVMLVGSLMYASIFGNVSAIIQRLYSGTARYHTQILRVREFIRFHQITNPLRQRLEEYFQHAWSYTNGIDTSSVLKGFPECLQADICLHLNRNLLANCAAFDGASPGCLRALSLRFKTTHAPPGETLVHRGDVLTSLYFISRGSIEILKDDIVMAILGKDDIFGENPCIHSTVGRSNCRVRALTYCDLHRVHRDDLLDVLDFYPEFRASFVNSLEITYNMRDEELGGIEPRRRMRYENPCDARLLREAYARTTRRPHTETFADKDSQCSDEDTESPPSRGILEFSADKAGQDVTPLNFNFSKQRSTTLNSITGMLAQLKRSFPDLYHHKTHQPLHNKYSQSTPQTYRGRAAVRRQSSVGPLNDTSPLTGGIAAGEAAVSTPAHSATLPVSSLSTNPSSYYTNASPSPPAPAPVHVSCDDILAPSAPQSVSRTSRSAPHSAVNLHQTGRPTALAFTSERVQNAMQDVISPQYQNVGATATAASVATILTRLEELSRRVAVLETGLTADVRRILQLLQAREAPHHNAQPAHTPSQPLPKASLSVPQTTESQWEWNWNGDRDRGGRGGRGERTERTPGVQRSASEPHAPVPPALPPPPHSHSFYR
- the LOC113392475 gene encoding potassium voltage-gated channel unc-103-like isoform X3, with translation MEERGPPDVPLIVTPPCAGGAGGAALTTSRRAASARGSRDEPPPSTWRSSVRVRDTSFRGSRKSVVRLEPPCNGLNGLPAIGKEVLSLGATGGHKGTTQPSHPCTILHHSPYKAAWDWLILILVIYTAIFTPYVAAFQLNEPDFDKRSRGFGQDPIVVIDMIVDVTFIIDILINFRTTYVNAADEVESDPAKIAMHYLRGWFVIDLVAAIPFDLLLFGTDTDETTTLIGLLKTARLLRLVRVARKIDRYSEYGTAVLLLLMATFVLIAHWLACLWYAIGSWERPQLHAPIGWLDALANDVQASYDNSTGPSMRSRYITALYFTCTSLTSVGFGNVAPNTDMEKGFTIFVMLVGSLMYASIFGNVSAIIQRLYSGTARYHTQILRVREFIRFHQITNPLRQRLEEYFQHAWSYTNGIDTSSVLKGFPECLQADICLHLNRNLLANCAAFDGASPGCLRALSLRFKTTHAPPGETLVHRGDVLTSLYFISRGSIEILKDDIVMAILGKDDIFGENPCIHSTVGRSNCRVRALTYCDLHRVHRDDLLDVLDFYPEFRASFVNSLEITYNMRDEELGGIEPRRRMRYENPCDARLLREAYARTTRRPHTETFADKVDSQCSDEDTESPPSRGILEFSADKAGQDVTPLNFNFSKQRSTTLNSITGMLAQLKRSFPDLYHHKTHQPLHNKYSQSTPQTYRGRAAVRRQSSVGPLNDTSPLTGGIAAGEAAVSTPAHSATLPVSSLSTNPSSYYTNASPSPPAPAPVHVSCDDILAPSAPQSVSRTSRSAPHSAVNLHQTGRPTALAFTSERVQNAMQDVISPQYQNVGATATAASVATILTRLEELSRRVAVLETGLTADVRRILQLLQAREAPHHNAQPAHTPSQPLPKASLSVPQTTESQWEWNWNGDRDRGGRGGRGERTERTPGVQRSASEPHAPVPPALPPPPHSHSFYR
- the LOC113392475 gene encoding potassium voltage-gated channel unc-103-like isoform X6, which gives rise to MEERGPPDVPLIVTPPCAGGAGGAALTTSRRAASARGSRDEPPPSTWRSSVRVRDTSFRGSRKSVVRLEPPCNGLNGLPAIGKEVLSLGATGGHKGTTQPSHPCTILHHSPYKAAWDWLILILVIYTAIFTPYVAAFQLNEPDFDKRSRGFGQDPIVVIDMIVDVTFIIDILINFRTTYVNAADEVESDPAKIAMHYLRGWFVIDLVAAIPFDLLLFGTDTDETTTLIGLLKTARLLRLVRVARKIDRYSEYGTAVLLLLMATFVLIAHWLACLWYAIGSWERPQLHAPIGWLDALANDVQASYDNSTGPSMRSRYITALYFTCTSLTSVGFGNVAPNTDMEKGFTIFVMLVGSLMYASIFGNVSAIIQRLYSGTARYHTQILRVREFIRFHQITNPLRQRLEEYFQHAWSYTNGIDTSSVLKGFPECLQADICLHLNRNLLANCAAFDGASPGCLRALSLRFKTTHAPPGETLVHRGDVLTSLYFISRGSIEILKDDIVMAILGKDDIFGENPCIHSTVGRSNCRVRALTYCDLHRVHRDDLLDVLDFYPEFRASFVNSLEITYNMRDEELGGIEPRRRMRYENPCDARLLREAYARTTRRPHTETFADKVDSQCSDEDTESPPSRGILEFSADKAGQDVTPLNFNFSKQRSTTLNSITAQSTPQTYRGRAAVRRQSSVGPLNDTSPLTGGIAAGEAAVSTPAHSATLPVSSLSTNPSSYYTNASPSPPAPAPVHVSCDDILAPSAPQSVSRTSRSAPHSAVNLHQTGRPTALAFTSERVQNAMQDVISPQYQNVGATATAASVATILTRLEELSRRVAVLETGLTADVRRILQLLQAREAPHHNAQPAHTPSQPLPKASLSVPQTTESQWEWNWNGDRDRGGRGGRGERTERTPGVQRSASEPHAPVPPALPPPPHSHSFYR